The proteins below come from a single Chitinophaga pinensis DSM 2588 genomic window:
- a CDS encoding type IX secretion system membrane protein PorP/SprF has protein sequence MIANKKFLLGLLMAAACYVPAKAQQSPIYSQYMLNGIVINPAYAGTDESASLSVVGRNQWVGVDGAPKTATMSFYSPLNDRGTHLGFSAMKESITVQSRTDFNALAAQSVNLSETVKLALGLQVGMSQYKENNNQLTTTDPSFATNLAYWKTQVGFGFALFAENFYLGLSSPAFKSFDLGNSVNKVKAISHMYLQAAYAARVNDDLLVKPSILLRQAQGSGLQYDINTSVLLKEVIWLGVSWRSEKTVTGLVQARLGEKFQIGYSYDTPMSSNLKGAQSVSHELMLNFRFGWSVDHEIIPRVF, from the coding sequence ATGATTGCTAACAAGAAATTCCTTTTGGGTCTGCTGATGGCTGCTGCCTGTTATGTGCCGGCGAAGGCTCAGCAGAGCCCTATCTACTCACAGTACATGTTGAACGGAATTGTCATCAATCCGGCATATGCAGGTACAGACGAATCAGCGAGTCTGAGCGTAGTGGGACGTAACCAATGGGTAGGAGTGGATGGCGCACCGAAAACAGCGACCATGAGTTTCTATTCACCGCTGAATGACAGGGGAACCCATCTTGGTTTCTCTGCAATGAAGGAATCAATCACTGTACAATCACGTACTGATTTTAATGCACTGGCAGCACAGAGTGTGAACCTGAGTGAAACGGTGAAGCTGGCATTGGGATTACAGGTTGGTATGTCGCAGTATAAAGAGAACAACAATCAGCTGACAACCACAGATCCATCTTTTGCGACGAATCTGGCCTATTGGAAAACACAGGTAGGTTTTGGTTTTGCATTATTCGCCGAAAACTTTTATCTGGGTTTATCGTCGCCGGCTTTTAAAAGCTTTGATCTGGGCAACAGTGTAAATAAAGTGAAGGCAATTTCACACATGTATTTACAGGCGGCATATGCGGCAAGAGTAAATGATGATTTGCTGGTGAAGCCTTCTATATTGTTGAGACAGGCCCAGGGAAGTGGTTTGCAGTACGATATTAATACCAGCGTATTATTGAAAGAGGTGATCTGGTTGGGTGTTTCCTGGCGTTCAGAGAAGACCGTGACCGGGTTGGTGCAGGCGAGACTGGGAGAGAAGTTCCAGATAGGTTATTCTTATGATACGCCTATGTCATCCAATCTGAAAGGGGCGCAATCGGTATCTCATGAGTTGATGTTGAACTTTCGATTCGGCTGGAGTGTTGATCATGAGATCATCCCACGCGTATTCTAA
- a CDS encoding GNAT family N-acetyltransferase yields MYRIEIATITDIPIIQQLRDEIWRPTYKDLLSPEQIEYMLEMMYSTAALSSQMTEKAHRFLLLYDDQRPIGFASYSNTDEAGVFKLQKIYLHSDYQGKGVGKLLLDNVVERVLAENGKILELDVKKDNKARFFYEKQGFSIFKEKDTDIGNGYWMLDYVMRRPL; encoded by the coding sequence ATGTATAGAATCGAAATTGCTACAATAACCGACATACCCATTATTCAGCAGCTCAGAGACGAAATCTGGCGCCCTACATACAAAGACCTGCTGAGTCCTGAACAGATAGAATACATGCTGGAAATGATGTACAGCACTGCTGCACTGAGCAGTCAGATGACGGAGAAAGCACACAGATTCCTCCTGTTATATGACGACCAGCGTCCTATCGGATTTGCCTCCTATAGCAACACTGATGAAGCAGGCGTTTTCAAATTGCAGAAAATATATCTGCACAGCGATTATCAGGGAAAAGGTGTAGGAAAATTATTGTTGGATAATGTGGTGGAAAGAGTTCTGGCTGAGAATGGCAAGATCCTCGAACTGGATGTGAAGAAAGATAATAAAGCCAGGTTCTTTTACGAAAAACAGGGCTTCAGCATTTTCAAAGAGAAAGATACCGATATCGGTAATGGCTACTGGATGCTGGACTATGTAATGAGAAGACCGCTATAA
- a CDS encoding DsbA family protein, which produces MKLIYIYDALCGWCYGFTPVIERLQQQLGPATEVEVLSGGMLLSSNHRPAAAMYNYIKEAHKQVEATTGVQFGEAFLEQYLRTDDIMDSEKPSIALTVFKQYLPQKALSFAHDMQLALNYEGKSLNEDATYRDLIAKYRLPVDEFLEKMKDDANRYDTIQEFNQVEQWGITGFPAAIFDDGTQYYLIAKGYTPLESLLEVIKKIIRGN; this is translated from the coding sequence ATGAAACTGATCTATATATACGACGCACTATGCGGCTGGTGTTATGGATTTACACCTGTTATCGAACGACTGCAACAACAACTCGGACCAGCCACCGAAGTAGAAGTACTCTCCGGTGGAATGTTGCTCAGCTCCAATCACCGACCCGCTGCTGCCATGTATAACTACATCAAAGAAGCACACAAACAGGTAGAAGCTACTACAGGTGTACAATTCGGAGAAGCCTTCCTTGAACAATACCTGCGCACCGACGATATCATGGATTCAGAAAAACCAAGTATTGCACTCACCGTTTTCAAACAATACCTGCCACAAAAAGCATTGTCTTTTGCACACGATATGCAACTCGCACTCAACTATGAAGGCAAAAGCCTGAATGAAGATGCGACCTACCGTGACCTGATTGCAAAATATCGGTTGCCGGTGGATGAGTTCCTGGAAAAAATGAAAGACGATGCCAACAGATATGATACCATCCAGGAATTCAACCAGGTTGAACAATGGGGTATCACAGGATTTCCAGCCGCTATCTTCGATGATGGAACACAATATTACCTTATCGCAAAAGGATACACTCCGCTGGAGAGCCTGCTGGAAGTGATAAAGAAAATTATTCGAGGAAACTAA
- a CDS encoding DNA polymerase/3'-5' exonuclease PolX, which produces MLDNYAIADNFSLISKLMDIQGDNSFKAKSFASAAFTVEKLPIQLQVTPPEEIAKIKGIGDSISKAIQEMLQTGKFAALEAYLLKTPPGILEMMKIKGLGPKKIATIWKELEAESLGELLYACNENRLTLLKGFGQKTQDAVKQSIEFYFSNQGRYLYAQAEALALSLEKEFSQLLTPAAVSLTGQFRRNENIIDEIEFVAALPTPALQEKLSALPALTAATVTGDAITWQHEQHIKIKVYTASAEDFNKVLFTTTASASFLEHFNASLDLNSIPANATEEAIFTQAGMEYIEPCLRNGGLAINLAKKKQLPVLITHKDIKGIIHSHSTWSDGEHTLLQMATTAKEQGFEYLVISDHSRSAFYANGLSIERIQAQHAEIDALNKQLAPFRIFKSVEADILNDGSLDYPDEILASFDLVIASVHSNLKMSEEKAMARLLKAIENPYTTILGHMTGRLLLSRNGYPVNHQQIIDACATHNVVIEINAHPRRLDIDWEWIPYALEKNVLLSVDPDAHSTDGFHDIYYGTLAARKGGLTAAHNLSSFSAAELEAFISKKKK; this is translated from the coding sequence ATGCTCGATAATTACGCTATTGCCGATAATTTCTCCCTGATCTCCAAACTCATGGACATACAGGGAGATAATAGTTTTAAAGCCAAATCTTTCGCCAGCGCCGCATTTACCGTGGAGAAACTCCCTATACAATTGCAGGTTACGCCTCCGGAAGAAATCGCTAAAATTAAAGGCATCGGTGACTCCATCAGCAAAGCTATTCAGGAAATGCTCCAGACTGGCAAATTCGCCGCCCTCGAAGCATACCTACTGAAAACACCTCCAGGCATCCTGGAGATGATGAAAATAAAAGGCCTCGGCCCTAAAAAAATAGCAACCATCTGGAAAGAACTGGAAGCGGAAAGCCTCGGGGAACTGCTATACGCCTGTAATGAAAACCGCCTTACCCTACTCAAAGGCTTTGGACAAAAAACACAGGACGCCGTTAAACAAAGCATCGAATTCTATTTCAGCAACCAAGGCCGCTACCTCTACGCTCAGGCAGAAGCACTGGCACTTTCTCTGGAAAAAGAATTCAGTCAACTACTGACGCCCGCCGCCGTTTCATTGACCGGCCAATTCCGTCGCAATGAAAATATCATCGACGAAATAGAATTTGTCGCCGCTCTCCCCACTCCCGCCCTGCAGGAAAAATTATCCGCATTGCCGGCACTCACCGCAGCTACCGTAACCGGAGATGCGATCACATGGCAACACGAACAACACATAAAAATTAAAGTCTACACCGCCTCCGCTGAAGATTTTAATAAAGTACTATTCACAACTACCGCATCTGCTTCCTTCCTGGAGCACTTTAATGCATCGCTTGACCTGAACAGCATTCCCGCTAATGCAACAGAAGAAGCGATCTTCACACAGGCAGGAATGGAGTATATCGAGCCTTGTCTGCGTAACGGCGGACTCGCCATCAATCTCGCTAAAAAGAAACAACTGCCGGTACTGATCACACACAAAGACATCAAAGGCATCATTCACAGTCACAGTACCTGGAGCGATGGGGAACATACCCTGCTGCAAATGGCAACCACTGCCAAAGAACAGGGCTTTGAATACCTCGTTATCAGTGATCACTCCCGCTCTGCCTTCTATGCAAACGGACTCAGTATCGAGCGTATACAGGCACAACACGCAGAGATCGATGCACTGAATAAACAACTCGCTCCATTCCGTATTTTCAAAAGCGTAGAAGCTGATATCCTTAACGATGGCAGTCTCGATTACCCGGATGAAATACTCGCCTCATTCGATCTCGTCATTGCATCCGTACACTCCAACCTTAAAATGAGTGAAGAAAAAGCAATGGCGCGACTCCTGAAAGCAATAGAAAATCCTTACACTACTATACTCGGTCATATGACCGGTCGCCTCCTGCTCAGCCGTAACGGTTATCCTGTCAATCATCAGCAGATCATTGACGCATGTGCTACACACAATGTGGTTATTGAGATCAATGCACATCCGCGGCGTCTCGATATCGACTGGGAATGGATTCCATACGCACTGGAGAAAAATGTGCTGCTGTCCGTAGATCCGGATGCACACAGCACTGACGGCTTCCACGATATTTACTACGGTACCCTCGCTGCAAGAAAAGGCGGACTCACCGCTGCGCATAACCTGAGCAGTTTCAGCGCCGCCGAACTGGAAGCATTCATCAGCAAAAAGAAAAAATAG
- a CDS encoding histone H1-like repetitive region-containing protein — translation MATIKKAAKKAAPKKAAAKKAAPKKAAAKKAAPKKAAAKKAAPKKAAAKKAAPKKAAAKKAAPKKAAAKKAAPKKAAAKKAAPKKAAAKKAAPKKAAAKKAAPKKAAAKKAAPKKAAAKKAAPKKKAAARKKAGKPAENPNSTPATTIAPEL, via the coding sequence ATGGCAACAATTAAAAAAGCGGCTAAGAAAGCTGCTCCTAAAAAGGCTGCTGCTAAGAAAGCCGCTCCTAAAAAAGCTGCTGCTAAGAAAGCCGCTCCTAAAAAAGCTGCTGCTAAGAAAGCTGCTCCTAAAAAAGCTGCTGCTAAGAAAGCTGCTCCTAAAAAGGCTGCTGCTAAGAAAGCTGCTCCTAAAAAGGCTGCTGCTAAGAAAGCTGCTCCTAAAAAAGCTGCTGCTAAGAAAGCTGCTCCTAAAAAGGCTGCTGCTAAGAAAGCTGCTCCTAAAAAAGCCGCTGCTAAGAAAGCTGCTCCTAAGAAAGCTGCTGCTAAGAAAGCCGCTCCTAAAAAAGCTGCTGCTAAGAAAGCTGCTCCTAAGAAGAAAGCTGCTGCAAGGAAAAAAGCTGGTAAACCAGCCGAAAATCCAAACTCAACTCCAGCGACTACCATCGCTCCAGAGTTGTAA
- the rpmA gene encoding 50S ribosomal protein L27 produces MAHKKGEGSVKNGRDSQSKRLGVKIFGGQAAVSGNIIVRQRGTVYHPGANVGIGRDFTIFAVADGVVEFRKGRENRTIVSVKSIDTTAQA; encoded by the coding sequence ATGGCACATAAAAAAGGTGAAGGTAGCGTTAAGAACGGCCGTGATTCCCAAAGCAAAAGGCTGGGAGTAAAAATTTTTGGTGGTCAGGCAGCCGTATCTGGTAACATCATTGTTCGCCAGCGTGGTACCGTTTATCACCCAGGAGCTAACGTAGGAATTGGTAGAGATTTTACCATTTTCGCAGTTGCTGATGGCGTTGTTGAGTTCAGAAAAGGACGTGAAAACAGAACCATCGTTTCCGTAAAGTCAATTGACACCACTGCTCAGGCGTAA
- the rplU gene encoding 50S ribosomal protein L21, with product MFAVVKIAGQQFKVQKDQEIFVQQLQGNIGDKVQFSEVLLVDNGGKPTVGTDVKSVVKAEILSHVQGDKVIAFKMKRRKGFRKKVGHRTHFTKIRINEIA from the coding sequence ATGTTTGCAGTTGTAAAAATCGCAGGTCAGCAATTCAAAGTACAAAAAGACCAGGAAATCTTTGTACAGCAGTTGCAGGGAAATATTGGAGATAAAGTGCAGTTCTCTGAAGTGTTGTTAGTAGATAATGGTGGTAAGCCGACCGTAGGTACTGATGTAAAATCAGTGGTAAAAGCAGAGATCCTGAGCCATGTTCAGGGTGATAAGGTAATTGCTTTCAAAATGAAACGCAGAAAAGGTTTCAGAAAGAAAGTTGGTCACCGTACACACTTTACAAAGATCCGGATCAACGAGATTGCTTAA
- a CDS encoding GH3 auxin-responsive promoter family protein translates to MKLKSLLAKPFASIVANKIRKEMQRAVEDQEAILEELIKTGRKTEFGNDHQFGNINNYNDYKQAVPVRDYEQFKPYINKIKDGKQNVLWKGQPIYLAKTSGTTSGVKYIPITKDSISNHIDTARNALLNYMSETGRTEFADGKLIFLSGSPILERVGGIPYGRLSGIVNHHVPRYLRTNQLPTYETNCIEDWETKLDKIVDETINEDMRLISGIPPWMQMYFDRLIERSGKSVGELFKNLDVLVYGGVNFEPYRAKLMAAVGRPINTIETFPASEGFFAFQDTQEHKGLLLNTNSGIFYEFIPANEIFDANPTRLSLRDVQVGVNYALVVSTNAGLWSYNIGDTVKFVSTNPYRLLVTGRIKHFISAFGEHVIGEEVEYSLMRAAKEENLQITEFTVAPMVAPDGELPFHEWFVEFEQAPADLRAFAEKVDAYMQEKNIYYNDLLTGSILQPLKIRPVRKNGFIDYMKSVGKLGGQNKVPRLSNDRTLADELSKFLM, encoded by the coding sequence ATGAAGCTTAAATCACTGCTTGCCAAACCATTTGCTTCCATTGTTGCCAACAAGATCAGGAAGGAAATGCAACGGGCGGTAGAAGACCAGGAGGCGATCCTGGAGGAGTTGATTAAAACAGGCAGGAAAACTGAGTTCGGAAACGATCATCAATTCGGAAATATCAATAACTACAATGATTACAAGCAGGCGGTGCCTGTAAGGGATTATGAACAGTTCAAGCCCTATATCAATAAGATAAAGGATGGTAAACAGAATGTATTGTGGAAAGGTCAGCCCATTTATCTGGCTAAGACTTCCGGCACCACCAGTGGTGTAAAATATATTCCTATTACAAAGGACTCGATCTCCAATCATATAGATACGGCCCGTAATGCCCTGCTGAATTATATGTCAGAAACAGGCAGAACGGAATTTGCGGATGGTAAACTCATATTTTTATCCGGTTCTCCTATCCTGGAAAGGGTAGGCGGTATTCCTTATGGCCGTCTGAGTGGTATTGTGAATCACCACGTACCGCGTTATCTGCGTACGAATCAGTTACCGACATATGAAACGAATTGTATAGAAGACTGGGAAACCAAGCTGGACAAAATCGTTGATGAAACTATTAATGAAGATATGCGTCTGATCAGTGGTATTCCACCATGGATGCAGATGTATTTTGACAGACTGATCGAAAGAAGTGGAAAATCGGTTGGGGAGCTGTTTAAAAACCTGGATGTGCTGGTATATGGCGGGGTGAACTTCGAACCTTACCGTGCGAAGCTGATGGCGGCTGTTGGTCGTCCGATCAATACCATTGAAACATTCCCGGCATCTGAAGGTTTCTTTGCTTTCCAGGATACGCAGGAACACAAAGGGCTGTTGCTGAACACCAATTCCGGCATTTTCTACGAATTCATTCCGGCCAATGAAATATTTGACGCGAATCCTACCCGTCTATCATTACGTGATGTACAGGTGGGGGTGAACTATGCGTTGGTGGTGAGCACCAATGCCGGTTTGTGGTCTTATAACATTGGCGACACTGTAAAATTTGTTTCTACTAATCCATACCGTTTGCTGGTAACAGGACGTATTAAACATTTCATTTCTGCATTTGGCGAACATGTGATCGGAGAGGAAGTGGAGTATAGTCTGATGCGTGCGGCGAAGGAAGAAAACCTGCAGATCACTGAATTTACCGTAGCGCCGATGGTAGCGCCGGATGGAGAGTTGCCTTTCCACGAGTGGTTTGTAGAGTTTGAGCAGGCGCCTGCCGATCTGCGTGCTTTTGCGGAAAAGGTAGATGCTTATATGCAGGAGAAGAACATTTATTACAACGACCTGTTGACGGGCAGTATTCTGCAACCGTTGAAAATCAGACCAGTACGCAAGAACGGGTTCATCGATTATATGAAGTCGGTAGGTAAACTCGGCGGGCAGAACAAGGTGCCGCGTCTGAGTAATGACAGGACACTGGCGGATGAACTGAGTAAGTTCCTTATGTAA
- a CDS encoding 1-deoxy-D-xylulose-5-phosphate reductoisomerase, translating into MSKKNIAIFGSTGSIGIQALEVIEAHPDKFSVEVLTGGQNANLLIEQALKFRPNAVVIADETQYEKVKDALFDKGIKVFAGAKAMVEVAAWNTIDMMLAAVMGFAGLAPTLAAIEQGTPIALANKETLVVAGDIVMAAANKRNVPVVPVDSEHSAIFQCLLGEDLRKVDKVILTASGGPFLGKKPNFLINVKKDHALQHPNWRMGAKITIDCATLMNKGLEMIEARWLFNLPPEKIEVVIHPQSIIHSMVEFVDGSLKAQLGVPDMKLPIQLALGFPERLANDFPKFSFKNNPTLTFEQPDTKTFRNLAIAIEAMHKGGNAACVMNAANEEVVHAFLKNRIGFLQMTEVIEETMAKIAFVEKPTLHDYYESDQAAREYANSMINAIVI; encoded by the coding sequence ATGAGTAAGAAGAACATAGCCATCTTTGGCTCCACAGGATCTATTGGCATCCAGGCATTGGAGGTGATTGAAGCACATCCTGACAAGTTCAGCGTGGAAGTATTGACGGGGGGGCAGAATGCCAACCTTTTAATAGAACAGGCTTTAAAATTTCGTCCGAATGCGGTGGTAATAGCCGATGAAACACAGTATGAGAAGGTGAAGGACGCATTATTCGATAAAGGTATCAAGGTATTTGCGGGTGCGAAAGCCATGGTGGAAGTAGCTGCCTGGAATACAATTGATATGATGCTGGCGGCTGTAATGGGCTTTGCCGGTCTGGCGCCGACTCTGGCTGCCATTGAACAGGGTACGCCGATTGCCCTGGCAAATAAAGAAACCCTGGTAGTGGCAGGCGATATCGTGATGGCAGCAGCCAACAAGCGGAATGTTCCTGTCGTACCTGTAGATTCTGAACACTCAGCTATATTTCAGTGTCTGTTAGGCGAAGACCTGCGGAAAGTGGATAAAGTAATCCTGACTGCTTCCGGTGGTCCTTTCCTTGGTAAAAAGCCTAATTTCCTGATCAATGTGAAAAAAGATCATGCGTTGCAGCATCCTAACTGGAGAATGGGCGCGAAGATCACCATTGACTGTGCAACACTGATGAATAAAGGCCTGGAAATGATTGAGGCCCGTTGGTTATTCAATCTGCCGCCTGAAAAGATCGAGGTAGTGATACATCCGCAGTCGATCATTCACTCTATGGTGGAATTTGTGGATGGTTCGCTGAAAGCGCAGCTGGGCGTACCTGATATGAAATTGCCGATACAACTGGCTTTAGGATTTCCGGAAAGATTAGCCAACGATTTCCCGAAATTCTCTTTCAAGAATAATCCTACGCTGACATTTGAACAGCCTGATACCAAGACTTTCCGTAACCTGGCCATTGCTATTGAGGCAATGCACAAGGGAGGAAATGCAGCCTGTGTCATGAACGCTGCAAATGAAGAAGTGGTACATGCTTTCCTGAAGAACAGGATTGGTTTCCTGCAGATGACGGAGGTGATAGAAGAGACGATGGCGAAGATTGCATTTGTAGAAAAACCTACATTGCATGACTATTATGAAAGCGATCAGGCTGCCAGGGAATATGCAAATTCCATGATCAATGCTATAGTGATTTAA
- the rseP gene encoding RIP metalloprotease RseP — protein sequence MTTQEILVKAGQLILSLSILVVLHELGHFIPAKLFKARVEKFYLFFDPWFSLFKKKKGDTEYGIGWLPLGGYVKISGMVDESMDREQMAKPPQPWEFRSKPAWQRLIIMIGGVTVNLILGFLIYAMMLWHWGESYLPTKNLTYGIAVDSLAGSIGLKDGDMVLSVNKEPVENFRSIPAEIILREATSIQVERDGKPVDIKIPTGFIREMIKRKGTLMDVRIPFEVDTVLPKSAAEKAGFRKGDRTLSVNGAPASYFHEFRKVLQSYKNKTVPIQVLRDGDTIQLFAHVTENGTVGMAPANPEKDFKFATREYTLLQAIPAGFSKCINTLVKYVQQLRLIFVSKEVKANESLGGFISIGNLFPAHWDWIAFWEMTALLSIILAFMNILPIPALDGGHVLFLLYEIITGRKPSEKFLEYAQIVGMIILFGLLLYANGLDIWRSIFK from the coding sequence ATGACCACACAAGAAATATTGGTAAAGGCCGGGCAGTTGATACTGTCACTATCCATACTGGTCGTTTTACACGAGCTTGGGCACTTTATCCCCGCCAAGCTTTTTAAAGCAAGGGTTGAAAAGTTTTATTTGTTCTTTGACCCCTGGTTTTCCTTGTTTAAAAAGAAAAAAGGAGATACAGAATATGGTATTGGCTGGTTGCCACTGGGCGGATATGTAAAAATATCCGGTATGGTGGATGAGAGCATGGACCGTGAGCAGATGGCAAAACCGCCACAGCCATGGGAATTCCGCTCAAAACCAGCCTGGCAGCGTCTGATCATCATGATTGGCGGTGTTACCGTTAACCTGATACTTGGTTTCCTGATCTACGCGATGATGTTGTGGCATTGGGGCGAAAGCTATCTGCCGACCAAAAACCTGACTTATGGTATTGCGGTTGACTCCCTGGCTGGTAGTATTGGTTTGAAAGACGGAGACATGGTATTATCTGTGAATAAGGAACCAGTTGAAAATTTCCGTTCTATTCCGGCAGAGATCATTCTTCGCGAAGCAACCAGCATCCAGGTAGAGCGTGATGGCAAGCCTGTTGACATCAAGATCCCCACTGGTTTTATCCGTGAAATGATCAAAAGAAAAGGCACTTTGATGGATGTGCGCATTCCGTTTGAAGTGGATACCGTATTGCCGAAATCAGCAGCAGAGAAAGCCGGTTTCAGAAAAGGCGACAGAACTTTGTCTGTAAACGGAGCGCCTGCGAGCTATTTCCATGAGTTCAGAAAGGTATTACAGAGCTACAAGAATAAAACTGTTCCTATCCAGGTTTTACGTGACGGCGATACTATTCAGTTATTCGCACACGTTACCGAAAATGGTACAGTTGGTATGGCGCCTGCTAATCCGGAAAAGGATTTCAAATTCGCTACCAGAGAATATACTTTATTACAGGCGATTCCTGCAGGTTTCTCTAAGTGTATCAATACACTGGTGAAATATGTACAGCAGCTGCGTCTGATCTTCGTTTCCAAAGAAGTAAAAGCCAATGAATCCCTGGGTGGTTTCATCAGCATCGGTAACCTGTTCCCTGCTCATTGGGACTGGATTGCTTTCTGGGAAATGACGGCGTTGTTGTCAATCATCCTGGCATTTATGAATATCCTACCGATTCCGGCGCTGGATGGTGGTCATGTACTGTTCCTCTTATACGAGATCATTACCGGCCGTAAACCAAGCGAGAAATTCCTGGAATATGCACAGATTGTTGGGATGATCATCCTGT